ggaaagggaagggtggggaagggaggggaggagaggggggaggggagggaagaaatacacacacatgcatacacacacacacacacacacacacgagtgtTATCCcacagggagggaaagggaaggggaggggaagggagggaggaggggagggaagggaggaggggagggaaaggaagggaaagggagaaatatacacacatgcatatatacacacacacacacacaagcgtTATTCcacagaagggaaaaggaaggggaggggaagggaggggagggaggaggggagggaaaggaagggaaggggagaaatacacacacatgcatacacacacacacacacacacacacacacacacacgagtgtTATTCcacagggagggaaagggaaggggaggggaaagaaggggaggggagggaaggggaggggagggaaggggaggggagggaaggggaggggagggaaggggaggggagggaagggaagaaatacacacacatgcgtacacacacacgtatacacacacatgcgtacacacacgtatacacacacatgcgtaCACACACgcgtatacacacacatgcgtacacacacatacaggagTGTTATTCCAcaggaggaaaagggaagggggggagagagagagagacagagagagagaaaggagagagagagaagggaagggaagggagggcagggcagggcagggcagggcaagcCCGCCATTTGTGAGGACACGATGAACCTGAAGGGCATTTGTggtaagtgagataagccaggcacagaaagacaaacagcaCATGGCCTCACTCGAGTGACGTGTGAAAAAGcggaactcacagaagcagagtgaACAGTGGCTGTCAGGGCTGGAGGGGACCGGGAGTTGAGGGTCACAGGGAACAAAGGTGCAGTTATGAGATTAGCGGGTTCTAAGATGTAATGAACGTGGTGACTACAGCTGATAAGAATgtgtcctttatttatttattttgagatagggcctccctctgtcgcccaggctggagtgcaccgcaacctccgcctcccaggctcaagtgattctccagcctcagcttcccaagtagctgggaccacaggtgtgcaccaccacgtccagataatttttttatatttgtagagacagggtctcactatgttgcccaggctgtgtgtcctctatttaaaatttagtgttctcaccacagaaaGAAGTAACCATGTAAGGTGATGGGTGTGTTAATTAGCCCAATTGTGGGACTCATTTCACAATGCCTACGTGTGTCAGGTTGTGATGCTGCATACCTTGAGTGCACACCGTCCTGAATTGtcaactatacctcaataaagctggagagagagaaagaaaagaaaaggtatccTGGGACGGTGACGTGGGTAACGGGCCCCAGGACACTCACAGAGAGAGGGAATGCAGGTGCAAAGGCCCCGGGGCAGTGACAAACAGGAAGCAGGAAGAAGGGCCAGGGTACGGGGATGGGGCCTGGCCGACCTCCATGCCCAGAGCCTTCCTTTCCCGAGTGGGAAGAGCCGGGAGGTTCCTGCGGAACAAACGCCTGGGTTGAGGTGGCGCAGAGCCCTGAGGGGGCTCAGGCGAGGGTCCAGGCCAGGTGGGCAGGCGGGGGCAGCACTCTGCAAGGGCAGGAGCCATCAGGAGAGCATCGGCTGTCCCTGGGGAAGGCCCCTCATGGAAGGAGTGAGCCGGTAACAGGGAGTTGGGGGGCGGATTTGGGGGTCAAGCACAGGCTCCTGAGCGGCCAGGCGGTGAGCGTCTGCACTGCCCTGCAGACCTCAGGCATCACTGGCATCTTGAAGCAGAAATGACATAATCAAGTTTTGCTTTAGGAAGAAATATCTCTATCCCCAaagccagcaaacatatgaagaGATGCTCGAAATCatcagtcatcagagaaatgcaaattaaagccaccaCGATGATCCCGTCCCACCATCTAGCTGCCAAGATGAGAGGCCGGATCTGCCAAGTCCTGGCAGGGGTTTGGGAGCATCCCCTGGAGGGACGGAACCCTCGTCCACTGCCCCCTGCCCGAGGAAGGGGTGAGGCGGCCCTTAGGGAGAGCAGCTGGAGCCGGGGAAGGGCTGGGAAGTCCTCACCCAGGTCCATGGGGGCAGGTCCAAGGCTGCGCACCGAGGCGCCATCATGGACCCCTTCTCTGCCGGCCGCCTGCAGTTCTGGGGCTCAAGCACAGGGTGCCCTGCCAGGGAAGGTGCGGCAGGAGATCCAGCCCCTCCACCAAAGCCTGcctggagagagaggagggcCTGTTCCTCATCTTTCTTCTGATTTACACAAAGGCACGATGTGGGCCGGCAGGAGACCTGAACCCGGGGTCCCTTCCTGGAAAGTGCGTGGGCAGCTCGTGAACCCGGTGTCCCCTCCTGGAGAGGACGTGGGCAGCTCGTGGACCCGGGTCCCTTCCTGGAGAGGACGTGGGCAGCTCGTGAACCCGGTGTCCCCTCCTGGAGAGGGCGTGGGCAGCTCGTGAACCCGGTGTCCCCTCCTGGAGAGGACGTGGGCAGCTCGTGAACCCGGTGTCCCCTCCTGGAGAGGACGTGGGCAGCTCGTGAACCCGGGGTCCCTTCCTGGAGAGGGCGTGGGCAGCTCGTGAACCCGGTGTCCCCTCCTGGAGAGCGCGTGGGCAGTTCGTGGACCCGGGTCCCTTCCTGGAGAGGACGTGGGCAGCTCGTGGACCCGGGTCCCTTCCTGGAGACGACGTGGGCAGCTCGTGGACCCGGGTCCCCTCCTGGAGAGGGCGTGGGCAGTTCGTGGACCCGGGTCCCTTCCTGGAGAGGACGTGGGCAGCTCATGAACCCGGGGTCCCTTCCTGGAGAGGGCGTGGGCAGCTCGTGAACCCGGTGTCCCCTCCTGGAGAGGACGTGGGCAGCTCGTGAACCCGGGGTCCCTTCCTGGAGAGGACGTGGGCAGTTCGTGGACCCGGGTCCCTTCCTGGAGAGGACGTGGGCAGCTCGTGGACCCGGGGTCCCTTCCTGGAGAGGACGTGGGCAGCTCGTGAACCCGGGGTCCCTTCCTGGAGAGGACGTGGGCAGCTCGTGGACCCGGGTCCCTTCCTGGAGAGGACGTGGGCAGCTCGTGGACCCGGGTCCCTTCCTGGAGACGACGTGGGCAGCTCGTGAACCCGGGGTCCCTTCCTGGAGAGGACGTGGGCAGCTCGTGAACCCGGGGTCCCCTCCTGGAGAGGACGTGGGCAGCTCGTGAACCCGGGGTCCCTTCCTGGAGAGGACGTGGGCAGCTCGTGAACCCGGGGTCCCTTCCTGGAGAGGACGTGGGCAGCTCGTGGACCCGGGTCCCTTCCTGGAGAGGACGTGGGCAGCTCGTGGACCCGGGTCCCTTCCTGGAGACGACGTGGGCAGCTCGTGGACCCGGGTCCCCTCCTGGAGAGGGCGTGGGCAGTTCGTGGACCTGGGTCCCTTCCTGGAGAGGACGTGGGCAGCTCGTGAACCCGGTGTCCCCTCCTGGAGAGGACGTGGGCAGCTCGTGAACCCGGGGTCCCTTCCTGGAAAGGGCGTGGGCAGCTCATGAACCCGGTGTCCCCTCCTGGAGAGGACGTGGGCAGCTCGTGAACCCGGTGTCCCCTCCTGGAGAGGGCGTGGGCAGCTCGTGAACCCGGTGTCCCCTCCTGGAGAGGACGTGGGCAGCTCGTGGACCCGGGTCCCTTCCTGGAGAGGACGTGGGCAGCTCGTGGACCCGGGTCCCTTCCTGGAGAGGACGTGGGCAGCTCGTGGTGGACGTGCACTGGTTCCGTCAGGGCTGGCATCATTTGCTGCAGGAACAAACAGCCCCAAAACGGAGCCACTCGCAGCCACACAGGCTCACTGCTCACCCACGTTAGGATTTGCGGGGCTCTGGTCCACTTCATCCCCTGCCGCCAGGCCCCAGGCCTGGGCGGCCTCCCTCTCACCGCGCCTGGGTGGGTTTGCCCGTCCTCAGGGCTGTGGCCTGGCTGCGCTCCTGGAAGCCGGGGCCCCGTGTATCTCCCTGATTCCCCGGTGGGCGTCCAGCAGAGGCCGGTCAGGGCAAGAATGCCCGACCCTCAGGGTCCTCCTCAGAGTCGCTGCGGGATCACTTAGGCGCCTCCGGAAACAACACTGTCTTTGCACTGGAATTTTCAAAACAAGactgcccttcccctccctccgcggtgcccttcccctccctccgCGGTGACCCCGCCCCCTCCTCCGCGGTGACCCCGCCCCCTCCTCCGCGGTGACCCCGCCCCTTCCTCCGCGGTGACCCCGCCCCTTCCTCCGCGGTGACCCCGCCCCCTCCTCCGCGGTGACCCCCGCCCCCTCCTCCGCGGTGACCCCACCCCTTCCTCCGCGGTGACCCCGCCCCCTCCTCCGCGGTGACCCCCGCCCCCTCCTCCGCGGTGACCCCACCCCTTCCTCCGCGGTGACCCCGCCCCCTCCTCCGCGGTGACCCCGCCCCTTCCTCCGCGGTGACCCCGCACCCCCCGCggtgcccctccccctccctccgcGGTGACCCCGCCCCTTCCTCCGCGGTGACCCCGCCCCCCTCCTCCGCGGTGACCCCGCCCCTTCCTCCGCGGTGACCCGCCCCCCCTCCGCGGTGACCCCACCCCTTCCTCCGCGGTGACCCCGCCCCCTCCTCCGCGGTGACCCCACCCCTTCCTCCGCGGTGACCCCGCCCCCCCTCCGCGGTGACCCCGCCCCTTCCTCCGCGGTGACCCCGCCCCCTCCTCCGCGGTGACCCCACCCCTTCCTCCGCGGTGACCCCGCCCCCTTCCTCCGCGGTGACCCCCCCGCCCCCTCTCTCCCCGGTGAACCCTCCCCCTCCCTCCGCGGTGAACCCTCCCCCCCCCGCGGTGAACCCTCCCCCTCCCTCCGCggtgcccctccccctccctccgcGGTGACCCCGCCCCCTCCCTCCGCGGTGACCCCGCCCCCCTCCTCCGCGGTGACCCCGCCCCTTCCTCCGCGGTAACCCCTTAGAAGCTCTAAATGGCGCTGATGTGTGTTCTTAGGAATATGTTCTCAACCTTCAAAGCTCAAAAGGCTCACGTGATGGTGTCTAAGCAACGTGTGCGCATCCGTGAGGACGTGGTATCTGCATCCGGGTGGCCGGCGTGTCCCTCTAGAAACGAACAGGCCCCTCCCGTCCTCCATGGCGATGTGGCCCAGGCACACCCTCATCAGCACTGCAGGCCCCGGCATCTGAGCAGCCATCCCTGCAGGAAGCCCCTGAGGCTTGGGGTGGCCATTGCCGCCACATGGTCCTGCCAGCCTCACTGCAGGTCTCCTGCCTGCGGCTTTGGCGTgtccaccacactcagctaccGTGCAGGTCTCTTCAGGCCACCACAACAAACGACACAGGCCAGCGGCTCAAACCACACGCACCCGTCGCCCACCCCGGAGGCTGGGGCACCCGTCGCCCACCCCGGAGGCTGGAAGTCTCCACCCTGGGGCCGGCAGGGCAGGTTCATCCTGTGCCTCCCTCCTTGGCCGGCAGTCGGTGTCTCCTCTGTGCGTTCACCTGGTGGCCCCCTGTGCCTGTCTGCATCCTTACCTCTTCCTTGTCCTTCACGGGCTGGTCATCACGAGCCAGTTATCACCAGCCAGTTATCACGGCCGGTCATCACGGGCGGTCATCACGGGTGGTCATCACGAGCCAGTTATCACCAGCCAGTTATCACGGGCCGGTCATCACGGGCGGTCATCACGGGTGGTCATCACGAGCCAGTTATCACGGGCCAGTCATCATGGGCCGGTCATCACGAGCCAGTTATCACCAGCCAGTTATCACAGGCCGGTCATCACGGGCGGTCGTCACTCTCAAAGCCGCTCTCCGGGGCCTTTTCCTCCCTGATCGCCTCTTCGTATTGTGTCACCCATGGGACTGGATCAGGGTCCACCCCAACAACCTCGCTTTACCTTGACACCCTCATTAAAGACCCCTTTATGCAGTCACATCCTGAGGTCGTGGGGGTGGGACTTCAGCATGTGGATTTGTGGGGGACACAGCCCAGCCATCACAGCTCCCGAGCCCACATCTCCTCGGAGCCCCTGGCGGCCCCCCAGGAGTCCCCTCACCCACGTGCTCAGAACTGAACTGGGGACTTCTGGTCCATGTCCAGCAGAACCTGACTCCATCGCGGTCTCCAATGCCCATGCCGGACACCCCACGGCCCTTGTCCTGTGATCCCGAACCTCACGGCTGCCGCCCCCCTCACGGACCGTGCAGCCTCTGACCCCACAAGTCTTCCTGAAGAGGTCCTCAGACTCGCAGCTATGCAGACCAGGCTGTCCCCGCACCCTGCGCCCTGGCAGGAGCCCCCAGAGGCCAGGACGGCTGGAGTCCCCCCAGCTTCCATCACTGTCCAGTTCTCCCCAGCCTGCCCTCTCCTTCCTCAGACACATTCACCCCATGACACCTGGCCTGTTGGAAACAACCCAGCCCTGAGCTGCCCTCAGTGCT
This sequence is a window from Homo sapiens chromosome 12, GRCh38.p14 Primary Assembly. Protein-coding genes within it:
- the MUC8 gene encoding LOW QUALITY PROTEIN: S-antigen protein isoform X1 (The sequence of the model RefSeq protein was modified relative to this genomic sequence to represent the inferred CDS: deleted 6 bases in 6 codons), coding for MKWTRAPQILTWVSSEPVWLRVAPFWGCLFLQQMMPALTEPVHVHHELPTSSPGRDPGPRAAHVLSRKGPGSTSCPRPLQEGTPGSRAAHALSRRGHRVHELPTSSPGGDTGFMSCPRPFQEGTPGSRAAHVLSRRGHRGPRVHELPTSSPGRDPGSTSCPRPLQEGTRVTNCPRPLQEGTPGSRAAHVLSRRGHRVHELPTPSPGRDPGFMSCPRPLQEGTRVTNCPRPLQEGTRVTSCPRRLQEGTRVTSCPRPLQEGTRVTNCPRALQEGTPGSRAAHALSRKGPRVHELPTSSPGGDTGFTSCPRPLQEGTPGSRAAHALSRRGHRVHELPTSSPGRDPGHELPTSSPGGDTGFTSCPRTFQEGTPGSGLLPAHIVPLCKSEER